The DNA sequence ACTACGGGCGCGACGTGTTCGGCTTCAACAGCACCGGGGGCTTCAACTTCGACTTCACCTGGGGCAATACCGTGGGCGTGGCGCGCTGGAACCACGTGTTTACGCCCAAACTGTTTCTGAATACCTCGTTCTCGCGCACGTCCTACCAGTACCAGATTGCCAACCGCCTCGACCAGTTCGGCTTCAGCCTGTCGTCGGAAATCCAGGACTACGCCGTGCGCTCCGACCTCGATTATATCGCCAACGACCGGCACACGCTCAAGCTGGGCCTGAGCGCCACGGCGCACCGCTTCAACGTGGGCCGGCTCTCGGCCAGCAGCACCGACGGCAGCCTGAACATTGGCTCCGAAACCGGGTACCGGGGCCAGGAAGCCTCGGTGTATGGCTCCGACAACTTCAAGGCCAGCGACAAACTCCAGCTCGATTACGGCCTGCGCCTGACCGGCTTCCAGAGCGGCACCGACCGGTTTGCGGCCCTTGAGCCCCGGGGCGCGGCACGCTACTCGCTCACGCCCAAAACCTCGCTCAAGGCCAGCTACGCCATGATGTACCAGTACGTGCACCTGGTCAGCAACTCGGGCGCCTCGCTGCCCACCGACATCTGGTACCCCTCGCGCCTGAACGTGAAGCCCCAACGCTCCCAGCAGGTAGCCGCCGGGGTGAGCTTCTTGCTGGGCCAGGGCAAGTACCTGCTCACCAACGAGGTGTACTACAAATGGGCCCAGAACCAGGTGGATTTCCGCGACGGAGCCCAGCTGTTTGCCAACGAAGACTTGGACGCCGAATTTCTGTTCGGTAAGGGCTGGGCCTACGGCAACGAGCTGTATCTGGAAAAGAAAACCGGCCGCACCACGGGCTGGGTGGGCTACTCCCTGGCCTGGACCAAGCGGCAGTTTCCGGCCCAGCGCGGCACCAGCGGCATCAACAACGGCAAGGTGTTTTACCCCACCTACGACCGGCGCCACAACCTGACGGTGGTGGTACTGCACCAGCTCAACGAGCGGATCAACCTCACCGGCTCGTTCGTGTTTACCTCGGGGGCGCCCACTACCCTGCCCCAGGGCCGGTTTCTGCTCCAGGATATTTTCGGCGACGACGTGACGGCCGTGCCGATTTACCCCGACCGCAACACCTACCGCATGGCCCCCTACAACCGCCTCGACCTGGGCATGGTGTACAAGCTGCGGCCCAAGCGCGGCGAGTCGGACCTGACGTTTTCGGTGTACAACGCCTACAACCGGCGCAACCCCTACTTCATCTACTTCGAGCAGGTGCGCAACAAGGAAACCGGCGACGTAACCAACTTCCGCGCCCGGCAGGTGTCCCTGTTCCCGGTTATCCCGTCGGTGACGTATAACTTCAAATTCTAAGCAATACCGTTAGCTCCGCGCTGTTTGTAGCTGTATCCAACTCAATGACTTCTTTCCTTCGCCTGCTTCATCCATCTTTGTTTACCCGCGCCGGGCAGCACCTGCGGCGGAGCGTAGCGGCCCTCGGGGTGGCGCTGGCCGTTGCCGGCTGCAACCTGCAGAAGGACATTGACGTGGACATACCGGCCGGCCCCTCCCAGCTGGTGGTGGAGTGCTACCTGGAGCCGGGCGTGGTGCCCCGCCTCACCGTCAGCGAAACGGTGCCCTACCTGAGCAGCCCCACGCCCACCCTGCTCACCGACGTAGCGGTGGTGCTCACCCATCCCTCGGGCCAGAAAGAGGCGTTTCGCTTCACGCCCGGCCTCGACACACTCACGCAGAAGCTGTTCACCCACAAGGGCAAAAACCCCTTAATAGCCCGGCCCGGCGACACGTTTAAGCTGGAAGTGTACGACACCCAGGGCCGGCGCGTGACGGCCACGGCCACCATGCCCGCGCGCGTCCCCCTCGACACGGTGCAGTGGAAATTCAACGATAAGTCGGCCGAGGAGCGCCGGGCCTACCTGCTGGTGAAGTTCCGGGACCCGGGGGCCACGGCCGACTTCTACCGCCTGCAGATCCACAAGGACAGCATTTCCAACGACCCCAACCGCGACTTTGAGCTGGATGACCGCCTGACCAACGGCCAGCTCGTGACGCTGGGCACCAGCTACCGATACTCGACCAACGACACGCTGCTGGTCACGCTCTACCACATCGACCAGCCCTACTACCGCTTCCTGCAGTCGGTGCGCGATGCGCAGAATGCCAACGGCAACCCCTTCGCCCAGCCCGCCGCCGTGCGCTCCACGGTCGAAGGCGGCGTGGGCATCTTCACCATTCTGAGCTACGACCGGCGCCGGGTGATTGTGCGGTAGGTTATTCGGTCGTTGTTCGTTGTTAGGACTGTCATCCTGAGCTTGCGAAGGACCTTCCTCACCTGCCCCACTGACGTTTCTGCAACGTGAAAAAGCCCTTTACCACCGGCGTGGTAAAGGGCTTTTTCACGTTGAATCAGGCTTGTCACTTATCAGAGGAAGGTCCTTCGCAAGCTCAGGATGACAGCCCTAACAACCAACAACTGACAACGACCAACGAACAACTAACAACCAGCCAGCACCGCTTTGAGCAGGGCCGTCAGGCGGGGCTCGGCGTCGGCGGCTACGCGCAGGATGTCGGCCAGCTCGACGCGCTTGAGCTTGCCGGGGGAGCACAGGTCGGTGATGACGGACACGGCCAGCACGGGCAGGCCCATGTGCACGGCGGCAATAACCTCGGGCACGGTGCTCATGCCCACCGCGTCGGCCCCGATGGTGCGCAGGTAGCGGTACTCGGCCGGGGTTTCGAGCATGGGGCCGGGCAGGCTGGCGTACACGCCGCGCCGCACCTTCTCGCCGAAGCCCAGCTGCTGGGCCGCATCCCGGGCCTGGGTCAGCAGGGCGTGGTCGTAGGGCTCCAGCATGTCGGGGAAGCGGGCACCCAGCTCGTCGAGGTTGCGGCCCACCAGCGGGTTGGTCGGCTGCAGGTTGATGTGGTCCTCGATGAGCATCAGGTCGCCGTAGTTGTAGTCGGGGTTGAGGCCGCCGCTGGCGTTGCTCACAAACAGCTTCCGGATGCCCAGCAGCTTCATTACCCGCACCGGAAACACCACCTGCGGCATCGAGTAGCCTTCGTAGTAGTGGAAGCGCCCCTGCATAACCAGCACCCGGCGGCCGGCCAGCGTACCGGCCAGCAGGTTGCCCGAGTGGCTTTCCACCGTCGAAACCGGGAAGTGCGGCAGGCGGGCGTAGGGCAGCGTGAAGGCAATGTCGATATCGTGCACCAAGGCCCCCAGCCCGGTGCCGAGGATGATGCCAAATTCGGGTTGAAAGTCGCCAATCTGCTGGCGGATGTAGTCGGCGGCTTCGCGCAAGTCTTGCATAAAAGGTCGGTGGTTGGGGAGGCAAGGTACAACGCTGACGGCGACGCGCATAACGTAGCCAACGAAAGGGGGGTACACTTTTGCCTGTAACAGTTTAAAGTGTTACAGGCAAAAGTGTACCCCCCTTTCAAAAGCGGCCAGCAGGTTGCCCGTAGGGTACCCCGCCGGGGTTGCTGTCTGCGCTGCGCTACTGAATGTTCAGCTCGAAGGGCAGGCGGGCCTGCACGCCGGTCATGGTCGAGAGCTTCTTGTACTGCTCGTACATGGGGTACAGCGGGCCCATTTCCTGCTGCACCAGCTTCAGGCGGATTTCCTCGCTGGTGGTGCTGAACATGGTTTCCACCATGTTTTTCTGGCGGGGCAGGCGCTGAATGCGGTAGTCGTTTTCCTTCAGGTTGGCGCGGCGGGCGGCAATGCGCATGGCGTCCTCGAACGAGCCCAGCACGTCGACCAGCCCGCGGGCCTTGGCTTCGGTGCCCGACCACACCCGGCCCGAGGCCAGGCGGCGCAGACGCTCCACGGGCATGTGGCGGCCCTGGGCGGCCTTGGTGGTGAAGTCGGCGTAGATGCGGTTTACTTCCTGTTGCAGCTGCTGCTGCTCAAACGCGGTGAGCGGGCGGGTGATGGTGGGCAAATCCGAGAACTTGCCGGTCGTGACCCGGTCGGTGGTGATGCCGAGCTTGTCGCGCAGCAGGGGCTGAATGTTGGGCAGCACCCCAAACACGCCGATGCTGCCGGTAATGGTGTTGGGGTGGGCCACGATGGTGTCGCAGGCCATGGCAATGAAGTAGCCGCCCGAAGCCGCCACGTCCGACATCGAGCAGACGATGGGCTTCACTTTTTTGGTCAGGATAACTTCGCGGTAGATGATGTCGGAAGCCAGCGAGGAGCCGCCGGG is a window from the Hymenobacter aquaticus genome containing:
- a CDS encoding TonB-dependent receptor, producing MPLGLHAQQRYTLTGYVRSGADRSVLPGASVAVPSLGTGVTADAEGFYTLTLPEGRYQLVISFIGYQTQTRDLNVNRSARLSFSLPEASNQLGEVVIEGTGTLEQKLQTTQMSVEHLNARDAKLLPALFGEVDLLKTLQLKPGVQNGGEGTSGLFVRGGSADQNLFLLDDAVVYNPSHLFGLFSVFNADAVQSVDLYKGGFPAQYGGRLSSVVDVKTREGNPEKYSVSGGLGLISSRLTVEGPIVKDKGAFSLSGRRTYFDVFTRQINKLNKNKEDYSPIPDYYFYDFNAKANYKLGEKDQIFLTGYYGRDVFGFNSTGGFNFDFTWGNTVGVARWNHVFTPKLFLNTSFSRTSYQYQIANRLDQFGFSLSSEIQDYAVRSDLDYIANDRHTLKLGLSATAHRFNVGRLSASSTDGSLNIGSETGYRGQEASVYGSDNFKASDKLQLDYGLRLTGFQSGTDRFAALEPRGAARYSLTPKTSLKASYAMMYQYVHLVSNSGASLPTDIWYPSRLNVKPQRSQQVAAGVSFLLGQGKYLLTNEVYYKWAQNQVDFRDGAQLFANEDLDAEFLFGKGWAYGNELYLEKKTGRTTGWVGYSLAWTKRQFPAQRGTSGINNGKVFYPTYDRRHNLTVVVLHQLNERINLTGSFVFTSGAPTTLPQGRFLLQDIFGDDVTAVPIYPDRNTYRMAPYNRLDLGMVYKLRPKRGESDLTFSVYNAYNRRNPYFIYFEQVRNKETGDVTNFRARQVSLFPVIPSVTYNFKF
- a CDS encoding DUF4249 domain-containing protein → MTSFLRLLHPSLFTRAGQHLRRSVAALGVALAVAGCNLQKDIDVDIPAGPSQLVVECYLEPGVVPRLTVSETVPYLSSPTPTLLTDVAVVLTHPSGQKEAFRFTPGLDTLTQKLFTHKGKNPLIARPGDTFKLEVYDTQGRRVTATATMPARVPLDTVQWKFNDKSAEERRAYLLVKFRDPGATADFYRLQIHKDSISNDPNRDFELDDRLTNGQLVTLGTSYRYSTNDTLLVTLYHIDQPYYRFLQSVRDAQNANGNPFAQPAAVRSTVEGGVGIFTILSYDRRRVIVR
- a CDS encoding purine-nucleoside phosphorylase, giving the protein MQDLREAADYIRQQIGDFQPEFGIILGTGLGALVHDIDIAFTLPYARLPHFPVSTVESHSGNLLAGTLAGRRVLVMQGRFHYYEGYSMPQVVFPVRVMKLLGIRKLFVSNASGGLNPDYNYGDLMLIEDHINLQPTNPLVGRNLDELGARFPDMLEPYDHALLTQARDAAQQLGFGEKVRRGVYASLPGPMLETPAEYRYLRTIGADAVGMSTVPEVIAAVHMGLPVLAVSVITDLCSPGKLKRVELADILRVAADAEPRLTALLKAVLAGC